In Anthocerotibacter panamensis C109, the sequence GTGGCCCGCCTACCCAAAACAAAAAATGATGCCTCAATTCTACCAAACCTTTCTGCAATCGCAATTCTCTGCGCGCCAATTTTTGTTGTTGCACGCCCTGCTCCTGTTAGTGACCCAGTACCGGACTTTGCAAATTGAGAGATTAGCTCAACACCTGTGTCTGCCCGGACTAGCCGAAAGCCGTCGTCGCGCACTTCAGCGATTCTTATTACTTCCACAATTGACGATGGATAAATTATGGTTTCCCTTAGTTCGTCAGCTTTTGGGTAACTTCTTTCCGACCAACCAAATCCTTTATCTGGCAATGGACAGGACAGATTGGCGTTTCAATAATCTTTTGGTCATTAGTTTAGTTTGGCAACAGCACGCCTTACCCCTGTACTTTATTTTTATGCCCACGCTGGGCAGTAGCTCTTTAGCACAGCAGCTAGAGGTTATCCAAGCGATTCAGCCTTTAATCAAAGGCTATCAGACTATACTTTTAGCTGACCGCGAGTTTTGCTCTGTCCAGCTAGGGAATTGGCTTAGGGAGCAGGGCTTAGGCTTCTGTTTGAGGCTGAGAAGTAACACCTATACCCAGAAAGATAAAGAGCAGGCCGTGGCCTTAAATAAATTAGGTATCAAACCTGGAACATCACTATTTTTGAACGGAGTTAAAGTAACCAAACAGAAAGGTTTTGGTGAGTTCAATATTGCTTGTAAATGGAAGAGGAAGTATCGTAAAGAAGTTCCTGGAGAGGGTTGGTATATCTTGACGAGTCTTGATAACTTGAATTAAACAATTGAAGCTTATCAATGCCGTTGGGGTATCGAAGCCATGTTTAAAGACTGCAAAAGTGGAGGATACAATCTAGAAGATTGTCGAGCTTGCCAAACCCGACTCAGGAGTTTAATTATTTTAATAATGATTGCTTACAGTAGTTGTGTGATTCAAGGGTTGGTTGTTAAAGATAGAGGATTACAAAAATATCTGTGTCGTCCAAAAGAGTTAGCTCAACAAGACCGTCGTAATAGTACCTTCAAGGTAGGAATGCAACAACAGGTTTGGATAGGAAATCTACACCTTCTACTAGATATAGCAAACTTACGTGAGTTGTAGCATTTTTCTGTATTCTCGTACTTTAGGAAAATCAAATATTTCATGCTTTAGCCCCCACTCAAATATAAACTTCACAGCCACAAATGATTTGCATAAGTGCCAACACTCTCGGATGAACTTTTTGCCACATCTCCAAATATCTTCTGTTGGATTTTGCTCTGGGGCATAAGGAGCAAATTGTATACATTCTACTTTCCAATCCTTGCGCTCTAGACCTTTATTCTCCTCTGACAGAAAATTTCTAATATCCTCTGAATCGTGGTAGCTCGCTCCATCCCAAAACAATTTCAACTTAATGCCCGGATATTCTTTTTGTAAATACTTGATAAAGTGTATGGTTTCCTGTGAATCTCCCTTCTTAGAAGGGGTGATATGAAACCTACCACTCACACAATTTAAGGCTCCATAGTATGTCTGGCGCTCTCGGTCATTGACTATGGGAATTTGAGCCTTTTCACCAACTTTACCCCAAACATAACCCTTCATATCTCCCCAATTAAGATGACACTCATCCAAGGTAAGAACCACAGCCCGTCCAGCTTTCACCTCGGGTTCCCACGCTTTAAGCTTCTCCATAATTTCTTTTTTTTGAAGCCACTTGTTCTTCGTCTTTTTTAGGATTCACGCCTTGAGCCTTTTTCCAAGTAATACCCGCCTCATGCAATAAAGCAGAATAACTTTGCCGTGAGGAAAACTCAACTTGATAATGCTCATAGATAAAGTCTGCTAACGCTTCGATATTCCAATGATTTCTTTGCTGCAACCAAGTAATTATTTCTTGCTTTTGTTCTGGGTTAAGACGACCAGGAAAACCGCGATAGGCTAACTTTAATCCTTCCACCCCAGCAACTAGGAAACTAGATTTCCATTTACTGATAAATGCAGCACAAACATTGAGTAGGCTCATGATTTCTGCATACGGATAGCCTTGAAGAGCCATTTTGACTGCCAAGGCTCTCTTGTACTCCCGTGGGTCGGGATTGCCATCTAAAAAAGCATTTAGTGCGTCCATTTTTGTCTCGCTTCTGCCCTTCCTCCTCTATTTTACATGTACTTTGAGCTTACTATATTGCTAGGGAAATGGTACGTTTGACCCCCCGAGGGAGTCAGTATCTACAACAAGCTCTCAGGGCTATGGAACGCTTAGAGCAAGCATCCTAGACACCTTGTCACCCCATCAGGCGCGTTTGAGGATTCGAGGATCAGGATTGCTATTGATGAGAGAGGTGAGGTCTTCCATGAGGGTGAGAGCAGAACTACTCCCACTTTACATCCCATAAAGACTTGCTATATAGCCTTGAGTTTATTGAATGCAAGGGTACATCTCAGCCTCAAGTCATCTTCACTCAGATCTTCCGTCTCGAGCAAATCCGGGTCACCACAGAAAGCATCTATATCACTAAAAAGATCATTAAGGATTGAATATACCTCCACTGACCATTGGTTAGAATCTTCTTTGAAAAGATTTAGATAATTTTTCTCGAACTCATGGACATCAATTGCCCGATCAAGAAACAACCCAATTAAATTAGAATATGTCTCCAAGGTCAGTGGACTCATCGCTAACTCCTATAATGAGCCTTTTGTCAAAACGTAATTAAGCTGCTGAGAATTGAGCTTCCATCCACTCAAAAAGTTTCCAGAAAGATCTCGAATCACATTAAGTCCACTCTGGGGATTTACAAAATGCACAACATTCTGTCCTCGGTACATGCCACTTATCATTTTAGTTGATGAATCCCTAATGTGCGTCTCAATAGCACTTCTCAGTAGTTGAGCATTTTCAGAATTAAAACTTCCTGTTATGCCAAAATCAACAGCATGTTTAAACTTTTTTTGGAGTTGCTTGTCACCTATTGACAACTGCTCTGTTCGCCCGCGTCGATAGTGTTCCTGCCATGCTTCCCGCGTTGTAGCGCGCTCTCCAGGCTTGGGCGTGTAACCTCGTATGACTTGCCTGCCCTCAGTCCCCAATGCCTCCCCGACTTTAGCCGCCACCTCGGGCAGTGCGGTTCTCCGTGCGCCACCGGATAAGTGCTGAAGGCGTGTGGATACCTCTCGAATGCGCTCTACTAGCTTCCCAACCTGCTTGGCATTACGGGCAGCTTTGATAGATTTACCCACCGCATCGCCCAAATAAGGCACCATCGAGACAAGTGACAACCCCGCACCCAGGTAATTCCCTTTTGCCAAGCTAATCGCCGCACTGATCCCATCCGAGATAGGCGTAGGATCAGCAATCCCTGCCAGATCTGCTGCTGCCTGTGCCATCTCCAGCGCCATTTCCCGGTTGAGATGCAATAACTCTTTCTGAGCTAACTCCAGGGCTTCATCTGCCTTGGCTGCACCCTTGAGCGGGTTCAGTTGAACCAATTCCTGCCGTTGGACTTCCGCACTGACAGATGGAATGCGGATGGGGGATAGTCTACGCTGACCGGACGCGGGCTCACCGGGTACTTGCTGAAAAGGGTTATTGGTGAGGAAATCGTCAGGTAGCGGGGTGTACGTTGGCATGGGTGGTTCATCTTCCACGGGCTGCGCTTGAATCGGCGGCGGTTTAAACGTAGAAGGCTTGGGCGGCTGGAAGCTATGTTCAAAGGAGGATTTTGGCTTACGTGATTCGTAGATGGACATAATTACTCCTAAAAGTTGGCGGCTTCAGGATGATAAGTAGACTTGGGATCACTATGGGGATGGGTACCGAGTTTAAAGATAGGAGTGCATAGCCCTGGAAGGCTATTGGAGATTGTACGCAGGAAACGGGTGGGGTGAAGCGGAAGTGGATTCCAGAGCAGATTTAAACAGTGCGGCTGTGGGATTGGGAATCGGTGTGGATGCGTACTGTTATCAAGTTATTTCTCCAGACTCATAGTAGATGGGCAAGCTTCTGTTCGAGAACGAGGAGCTTAGTATACTCATCTTTATGAATTTTATCTTCAGGGAGAAGCTCTGACATTTTTTTGAAAAATGCTTTGCCCTCTTTAATCATCACACGAACAAACTCGCCAAAATTAATAATAACTTTGTGATATTCTGATGACATGACTTCAAATTTAATCTGCTTCAAGTCGTTACTTGGCTGAAAACTTAGTTCAGTAACCTGTTCTGGTAAACAAGTGTTAAATTTCTTGCCCTCTGCAATTGTAAAAAGACCATTGATTAGATATCCCCATAACTGATCTATATAATCCCAATCTTTACAACTGAGCATAAGCTCTCCATCAAATTCAATTTCGATTGCTCCATCAATAAACTCAGGGTCTGGGAATTCTCCAAAGTATTTGGAAACAGGAATGAATGCATCATCAACCTTGAAGAAAGATCTTATTGTAAACATTACAGGCTCCTTCGATTCTGTGGAAAAAATTGCACCACTTTTCCACCTCTAATTCCTAGTTTGTACCTACAGCCGTTATAAAAACCGTCGATTTGCAAAAAATTGTTAACTCCATTTTGGATTAACTTTTCTCTATTCTGTTTGATAATATCTTCTATCGCCGCAAAGATCTCATCGATTGATATATCATCAACGAAAAACGTTTGCATATCTTTTGATGCAGTTCTGCGAAACTCTGGATGATGACGCTCCAAAATATGCTTTAATCTTTCTTTGGTAAGAACTAGCACATCAGAACCTACAGAGAAGGTATGACCTGAAATACTCTCTAAAGTATTGATAATTTTATGTTTTGGCATCATTTTTAAACTTTCACTTCCTATTTTCTGCAAAATCCCTTGTATAGTAGCTGACACGCGCTTTGCCTTCTCGATAGTATGTTCACTAGCGCTTGGATTAAACTGCTGAATCACTGTAGTTAGTTCCTCAATTCTCTGCTTTAAATGCTCAATCTTTTTCACATTGGATGCCGCTTTAAGAGGCTTGCCGAGCGCATCACCAATGAAAGGTACTATCGAAACAAGTGACAATCCCGCTCCCAAATAATCCCCCTTAGCAAGACTAATCGCTGCACTAATGCTATCAGAGATGGGCGTTGGGTCCACTATACCAGCGAGATCCGCCGCCGCCTGTGCCATCTCCAGCGCCATTTCCCGGTTGAGATGGAATAACTCTTTCTGAGCTAACTCCAGCGCCTCATCTGCCTTGGCTGCGCCCTTGAGCGGGTTCAGTTGAACCAATTCCTGACGCTGGACTTCCGCACTGACAGATGGAATGCGGATGGGGGATAGTCTACGCTGACCGGATGCGGGCTCACCGGGTACTTGCTGAAAAGGGTTATTGGTGAGGAAATCATCGATTATTGAGCGGTAGACGGGCATGGGTGGCTCAGCTTCCACAGACTGCGTCTGAACCACCGGCGGCTTAAACGTAGAAGTCTTGGGCGGCTGCGAGATGTGGTCATCAGAGGAGGATTTTGGCTTACGCGACTCATAGATGGACACGTTTACTCCTAAGCATTGGCGGCTTCAGGATGATAAGTAGACTTGGGACACTACACTTAGTTTGAGAATAGGCGTTGATGGTCCTGGAATGCTATTAGGGATTGTACGCAGAAAACCAAGGTGGGGGGTAAATCCGTAAGTTGTCACCATGTCTGGCAAAAGCTGATGGGTCTGAACTACAGACTGTGGGGGCAAGAGCTAGAGCCACTGCTGCTTGTGCCATCTCCAGATTCCAGATTAAGGTGCGCTAGTTCTTTCTGGGCTAGCTCCAGGGCTTCATCTGCTTGGGTCGTACCCTAGAGCTAGCATAGCTAAGCTCACCCAGCCTCAACGGGTGTACTCTGGCGCTCCCGCTCATCCTCCACCAGACCATCGCGCAAGCGAATAAGGCGGTGAGCCCGCGCTCCCACCTCTAGGTCATGGGTAATGACGATGAGGGTTAGCCCTTCTAGATGCAGTTCCTCAAAGAGATTGAGCACCTCCTGACCCGTTTTGGTGTCTAGGGCTCCGGTGGGTTCATCAGCAAGCAGAATGCTGGGGCGATTGATCAGGGCGCGGGCGATGGCGACGCGTTGCTGTTGACCACCCGAGAGTTGGCTTGGTAAGTTGTGCATCCGATCTGCAAGCCCGACGCGCTCCAGCATTTCGGTCGCCTTTAGTTTGCGTTCTTTGGCATTTATCCCAGCGTAGAGGGCGGGGAGCATTACATTCTCCAGCGCATCTGACCGCGCCAGGAGGTTGAATTGTTGGAAGATAAAGCCGATCTCTTGGTTGCGGACCTGTGCCAGAGCTTTACTGTCTAGACTTGCGACATTGTAGTTATTGAGCCAGTAGGAACCCTTTGTGGGCCGGTCAAGGCATCCGATGATATTCATGAGCGTAGACTTGCCCGAGCCCGAAGGACCCATAATGGCGACATATTCGCCGCGCTGAATTTGTAGGTCGATACCCTTGAGGATGGGCACTTCAGTCTGGCCCAGGCGGTAGACTTTGTGGATGGCTTCCAGGCGAATGACCACAGCTATCTCTCCTATTCAGTACGTAGGGCAACTATCGGGTCGAGCTTCGCCGCACGGCGGGCGGGCACAACCCCAAAAAACAGACCAATCAGGATGGAAACCCCGGCAGCAAGGATCACCGAGAGGGTCGTGACCTCAGCTTTGAGGGGGGATGCCAGCGCAATCAACCCAGCCAGTCCGGTCCCGAGTAGGACACCAACCACCCCGCCCAACAGCGAAATCAACACCGCCTCCAGGACAAACTGCACGAGGATCGCCCCCTCCGATGCGCCCAGAGCCTTACGCAGTCCGATTTCGCGGGTGCGCTCAGTGACTGAGACGAGCATGATATTCATGATGTTGATCCCGCCGACAATGAGCGAAATCGTCGCCGTCAGCCCCAGAAAGATCGTGAGCCCCGCAGTGATGCCATTAAAAATATCCACTGTGTTCTGCGGGCTGCCAATCGTAAAGTCGTCCGTGGTAGCGATCTGGTGGCGTTGGCGCATCAGGTTGGTAGCCTGAAACATGATGGCATCGACCTGCTCTGAAGGCTTTGCCTCTAGAAAGGCTCCAGTCACCTTTTGACCAAAGGGGGAGGAACTACCGACCAAACGCGCCTGGACCGTCGTCAAGGGCATCACCAGACCCCGAGTGCGGTCAATAAAGCCTCCAAAGCCCCCTCGACGGGTGATGCCGATAACGGTAACCGCCTGATTGTTGACCAGGATCTCCTTGCCGATGGGCTCCTCAGTTTTGAAGAGGTCCTGGCTCACCTGCTCGCCTAAAATAATCACCCGCGCCTGATCTATGACCTCTTGCTCTGTAAAAAAGCGGCCCTTAACCATGATGAAGTTCAACATGGTCGCGGCGTTGGCGGTAGTGCCATAGATGGTCCCCGTGGTGTTGCGGCTGCCCCAGATGGCCCGTCCATTGCTATCCCGAACGAGCGGTGCCGCGTCCTGAACAGCGCTGATCTGAGTCGCAAGGGCCTGAACATCGCTCAGGGTGACCGGGCGGCGACCGGGCCGGGGGGTCTGGTCCTCGCGCACAAAAACGACCTTAGTTCCCAGTCCCTTGAACTGCCCTTCTACAAACTTTTGGGTCCCAACCCCCAGCGCAAGCATCAGGATCACAGAACCAATGCCAATGATGAGCCCAAGCATGGTCAAGAAAGAACGCACCCGATTGGCCCAGAGGGTGCGAGCAGAAACCAGGAGACTTTCTATCCAGGGCATCGTTGTTCCTAATCCGCTCTCAGGGCGATGATGGGGTCAAGTCGGGCCGCCCGTTGCGCCGGGAAAACCCCAAAAAATACACCAATGGCTCCCGAAACCCCCGCCGCCAGAGCGATAGACCAGGGGGTGACTTCTGGTTTGAGTGGGGAGAAGGCTCCGATAAGGTTAGCTAATCCAACGCCTACAAGTACCCCCATTAGACCGCCTAACCAGGAAAGGAGCACGGCTTCGACCACAAACTGCATGAGGATTGCCCCCTGCGATGCGCCCAGGGCCTTGCGCAGTCCGATTTCGCGGGTACGCTCGGTGACTGAGACGAGCATGATATTCATGATGTTGATCCCACCAACGATGAGCGAAATAGCGGCAGTTAGCCCCAGCACTATCGAGAAGCCCAACGTAATGTTGTTGAAGATATCCAACTGGTCCTGGGTGTTGCCCACAAAGAAATCATCGGTGTCGGTGTTTTGGTGGCGTTGGCGCAAGAGGTTGGTGACCTGAAAGGTGACCGTCTGGATGGTCTCACCCGGTTTGGTCGCCAAAAAAGCGAGGTCTACGCGTTTGCCAAAGGGGGTCTCGCTCGGGAGCAGGCGCTCATGGACGAAGGGCAAGGGCATCATCAAGCCCCGGTCCACGAACTGGAGGAAGCCCCGGAAGGCAACCTGCTTGGTGACCCCGATGACGGTGAGGGTCTGACTGTTGATAAGAACCTGCTTGCCCACCGGCTCCTCGGCCCCAAAAAGCTCCTTGCTCACCTCCTGGCCGATCACGACGACCGGAGCCCGTTCGACTACTTCCTGCTCACTGAAGAAGCGACCCTTGAGCACAGGGAAGCCCAGCATCCGCACTAGAGCGGGGGTGATACCGTAGATGCGCCCGCTGGCATTGTGGCTCTTCCAGACCACCCGGCCATCCGCCGCCATAAAAGGAGCCGTCTCCTGGACCGCAGACACCCTCCCGAGAGCCGCGACATCAGCCATGGTGAAGGGGCGTCCCCCACGGGCTGGACGGTCCTCCCCCACGACGACTACATTGGTCCCGAGGCTGCGGAACTGGTCTTTGACAAAGTTCTGGGCTCCTGCTCCAAGAGCGAGCATCAGGATGACCGAACCGATGCCGATGACCAGCCCCAGCATGGTCAAACCCGAACGCAGGCGGTTGGCCCAGAGGGTGCGCGCAGAGACTAGCAGGTTCTCAAACCAGGGCATGGCTCCTCCTAGTCCGAACGCAGGGCGACAATAGGATCGAGCCGAGCCGCTTGACGGGCCGGGAAGACTCCGAAGAACAGACCTGTTCCCGCCGCCACCCCCACCGCCAGCAGGACAGACCAGAGCGTGACGATGGGTTTGAGGGGGGCGACCTGAGCGATGGCTAGCGCCAGCCCCCCGCCAAGCGCTACGCCAATGATTCCACCCACCATGGAGATCAGCACCGCCTCAATGACAAACTGGGTCAGGATCACGCCCTCAGAGGCCCCCAGGGCTTTACGCAAGCCAATTTCTTTGGTGCGCTCGGTGACCGAGACGAGCATGATGTTCATGATGCCAATACCGCTCACCACCAAAGAGATGGCGGCAGTGAGGCCCAAGACAATCGTCACACCCAAAGCGATGTTATTGAAAATGTCGATCTGCTCCTGGATATTGCCCAGGGTAAAATCTTCCTGGTCCGTCACCTGATGGCGCTGGCGCAGCAGATTCTTAGCCTCAAACGTCACCGCATCCACATTGGCCTCAGGCTTGGCCTCCAGGATAGCCGCGCCGATGCGCTGCCCTAGAGGAGAATTACTGGGGACAAAATTCTCCAGCGCAAGGGGTAAAGGCACCAAGATCCCCCGGTCTAGATCCACCCAGGTCCCGAAGAACGAGGACTTCGTCACCCCCACTACCGTCAGCACCTGATCGTTGACCAGGACCGTCTGACCGATGGGGTCATCAAACTCGAACAATTTCTTGCTCGTCCCCTCCCCCAAAATCACCACCCGTGCTCGACCATCGATCTCTTGCGCTGTGAAGTAGCGGCCCTTGAGAAAGGTGATTTTCAAGGTCTGAATCAGACTGGCTGGGGCTCCTGCCAGTTGGGTCTGAGCGTCATGGCTACCTCGGACGACGCGGGCATTGCCGTAGGCGAGGGGGACTGCTTGCTTCACCGCACTCACCTGAGTGCGGAGGGCTTCTACGTCAGCCACCGTCAGCGGTTGCTGTCCTCGGGTGCGCGGTCCCCCATCAAAGATGGCGACGACATTGGTCCCCAAACCCTCAAACTGGGCGCGGACAAATTGCTGGGCTCCGACCCCGAGAGCGATAACCAGGATCACAGAACCAATGCCAATAATCAGTCCGAGCATGGTCAACAGGGAGCGCAGACGGTTGGCCCAGAGGGTGCGCGCAGCGAGGCGGACATTCTCGACCCAGGCCATGGTCAGCGACATCCCTGAAAGCAGCGGGCGGTCCTGCGCTACGACAGGGCGTCCCAGTTTCACATCGAGTTTATTAACGGAACGCATTGCTCTTGCCCAGGATTTCTTCGATATTGACATCAGGCGGTAGTTTGCCGAAAATCCGGTCCCCAGCCTTGAGCCCAGAGAGAATTTGGGTTTTGTCCCCCAAGTTCTGACCAGTTTTGACTTCCTGGAAGGTCGGTCCTTTTTTAACGTCGGGGACCAGGACACCGGTTTTGCCGGAGTTGCTGATCACTGCTGTCGTCGGGACGACCAGGACATTTTTGAGCTGACCAGCAATAAAATTGACGCTGACATTGAGGCGCGACTTGAGGGTAGAGGCAGCCTTGTCATCCAGGCGGATACGCACCTGAAACTGAGTGATCCCGTTCTCCACAACGGCCTCTGGAGCCACCAGACGCACGGTGCCTTTAAATTCTTGCCCTGGGAACGCCGTCGAGGTGATGATGACGGGCTGCCCGACCCGGACGCGGGCAATATCTGACTCGGCTACCGTCGCGAGGACTTCCAGGCGATCAATCACCAGCAGAATCGAGCTAGAACTGGCTGAATCCCCCTGGGCGGTAGTGGTGGGTGAAACGAAGCTCCCCGGCTGAGCATAGCGCTGGGAAATCACTCCGGTAAAAGGAGCGCGGATCGTTAGGTCGTTGAGCCGGGTTTGGGCATCGGCCATTTCGGCCTCGGCTTGCTCCATGCTGGCCTTAGAGGCCATGATCTGCTCAAAACGGCTCCCCGCCTGCAATAGGCGTAGCCGCTCCCGACTGCTGTCCAGGCTGGCACGAGCCCGGTCCAGTTCTAGACGTCGGGAATTGAACTCGTCATTGTTGACACCGCCATCTTTATAGAGCTCTTCATAGCGCCGGAAGTTGTCTTTGGCCGCCCGCAGACTGGCCTCGTCTGAGCGCACCATCGCTTGAGCTTGGGTGATCTCCTGAATCCTGGACCCGTTCTTGGCTTGAAGATAGAGTGCTCGGGCGTTGTCGACTCGGGCTTTAGCTTCAGCTACGGAATTGACCACTCGGGAGGTATCCATCACCGCCAACACCTGACCCTTCTGGACGGTCTGCCCCTGCTCCACGAAGAGTTCTGTGAGCAAGCCCCCTTCTTTAGGGCCAACGTTGGACTTACGGTTGGGGGCGACCTGTCCTGCGGAGGTAATACGGATATCTGTATCTATTTTCTGGACCGTCGTGAGAAATTTCTCAAACTTAGCCCCTGGTTCCTGGCGCGGTATCAGGGCGACCACTGCGGCTGTGCCCACAAGCGCCACCAGCACTAGGATCAAGAGCCATCGCCATCCACTTGGGAGTTTAGACACCGCGTTCATCGCAATACTCATCTATAAAGGCCCCGCCTCGACGTCATCTTAGCCTAGGACCATCCTCGGATTGGCGCATCGGATATTTATGTAGACATTTTAGAAAATGTGTTGCGTATGGGTAGCTGGTCAAGCGGCTCTGGGCACCAGAGAACCCCGGCAATGCTTGAGTTTTATTACATCCCCCTACTACGGTTGTAAGCC encodes:
- a CDS encoding colicin D domain-containing protein, translating into MSIYESRKPKSSFEHSFQPPKPSTFKPPPIQAQPVEDEPPMPTYTPLPDDFLTNNPFQQVPGEPASGQRRLSPIRIPSVSAEVQRQELVQLNPLKGAAKADEALELAQKELLHLNREMALEMAQAAADLAGIADPTPISDGISAAISLAKGNYLGAGLSLVSMVPYLGDAVGKSIKAARNAKQVGKLVERIREVSTRLQHLSGGARRTALPEVAAKVGEALGTEGRQVIRGYTPKPGERATTREAWQEHYRRGRTEQLSIGDKQLQKKFKHAVDFGITGSFNSENAQLLRSAIETHIRDSSTKMISGMYRGQNVVHFVNPQSGLNVIRDLSGNFLSGWKLNSQQLNYVLTKGSL
- a CDS encoding ABC transporter ATP-binding protein, with product MAVVIRLEAIHKVYRLGQTEVPILKGIDLQIQRGEYVAIMGPSGSGKSTLMNIIGCLDRPTKGSYWLNNYNVASLDSKALAQVRNQEIGFIFQQFNLLARSDALENVMLPALYAGINAKERKLKATEMLERVGLADRMHNLPSQLSGGQQQRVAIARALINRPSILLADEPTGALDTKTGQEVLNLFEELHLEGLTLIVITHDLEVGARAHRLIRLRDGLVEDERERQSTPVEAG
- a CDS encoding transposase, which produces MKAGRAVVLTLDECHLNWGDMKGYVWGKVGEKAQIPIVNDRERQTYYGALNCVSGRFHITPSKKGDSQETIHFIKYLQKEYPGIKLKLFWDGASYHDSEDIRNFLSEENKGLERKDWKVECIQFAPYAPEQNPTEDIWRCGKKFIRECWHLCKSFVAVKFIFEWGLKHEIFDFPKVREYRKMLQLT
- a CDS encoding efflux RND transporter periplasmic adaptor subunit, whose product is MSIAMNAVSKLPSGWRWLLILVLVALVGTAAVVALIPRQEPGAKFEKFLTTVQKIDTDIRITSAGQVAPNRKSNVGPKEGGLLTELFVEQGQTVQKGQVLAVMDTSRVVNSVAEAKARVDNARALYLQAKNGSRIQEITQAQAMVRSDEASLRAAKDNFRRYEELYKDGGVNNDEFNSRRLELDRARASLDSSRERLRLLQAGSRFEQIMASKASMEQAEAEMADAQTRLNDLTIRAPFTGVISQRYAQPGSFVSPTTTAQGDSASSSSILLVIDRLEVLATVAESDIARVRVGQPVIITSTAFPGQEFKGTVRLVAPEAVVENGITQFQVRIRLDDKAASTLKSRLNVSVNFIAGQLKNVLVVPTTAVISNSGKTGVLVPDVKKGPTFQEVKTGQNLGDKTQILSGLKAGDRIFGKLPPDVNIEEILGKSNAFR
- a CDS encoding helix-turn-helix domain-containing protein, with protein sequence MDALNAFLDGNPDPREYKRALAVKMALQGYPYAEIMSLLNVCAAFISKWKSSFLVAGVEGLKLAYRGFPGRLNPEQKQEIITWLQQRNHWNIEALADFIYEHYQVEFSSRQSYSALLHEAGITWKKAQGVNPKKDEEQVASKKRNYGEA
- a CDS encoding ABC transporter permease, translated to MPWIESLLVSARTLWANRVRSFLTMLGLIIGIGSVILMLALGVGTQKFVEGQFKGLGTKVVFVREDQTPRPGRRPVTLSDVQALATQISAVQDAAPLVRDSNGRAIWGSRNTTGTIYGTTANAATMLNFIMVKGRFFTEQEVIDQARVIILGEQVSQDLFKTEEPIGKEILVNNQAVTVIGITRRGGFGGFIDRTRGLVMPLTTVQARLVGSSSPFGQKVTGAFLEAKPSEQVDAIMFQATNLMRQRHQIATTDDFTIGSPQNTVDIFNGITAGLTIFLGLTATISLIVGGINIMNIMLVSVTERTREIGLRKALGASEGAILVQFVLEAVLISLLGGVVGVLLGTGLAGLIALASPLKAEVTTLSVILAAGVSILIGLFFGVVPARRAAKLDPIVALRTE
- a CDS encoding ABC transporter permease, with the translated sequence MRSVNKLDVKLGRPVVAQDRPLLSGMSLTMAWVENVRLAARTLWANRLRSLLTMLGLIIGIGSVILVIALGVGAQQFVRAQFEGLGTNVVAIFDGGPRTRGQQPLTVADVEALRTQVSAVKQAVPLAYGNARVVRGSHDAQTQLAGAPASLIQTLKITFLKGRYFTAQEIDGRARVVILGEGTSKKLFEFDDPIGQTVLVNDQVLTVVGVTKSSFFGTWVDLDRGILVPLPLALENFVPSNSPLGQRIGAAILEAKPEANVDAVTFEAKNLLRQRHQVTDQEDFTLGNIQEQIDIFNNIALGVTIVLGLTAAISLVVSGIGIMNIMLVSVTERTKEIGLRKALGASEGVILTQFVIEAVLISMVGGIIGVALGGGLALAIAQVAPLKPIVTLWSVLLAVGVAAGTGLFFGVFPARQAARLDPIVALRSD
- a CDS encoding colicin immunity domain-containing protein; the encoded protein is MSPLTLETYSNLIGLFLDRAIDVHEFEKNYLNLFKEDSNQWSVEVYSILNDLFSDIDAFCGDPDLLETEDLSEDDLRLRCTLAFNKLKAI
- a CDS encoding IS4 family transposase codes for the protein MMPQFYQTFLQSQFSARQFLLLHALLLLVTQYRTLQIERLAQHLCLPGLAESRRRALQRFLLLPQLTMDKLWFPLVRQLLGNFFPTNQILYLAMDRTDWRFNNLLVISLVWQQHALPLYFIFMPTLGSSSLAQQLEVIQAIQPLIKGYQTILLADREFCSVQLGNWLREQGLGFCLRLRSNTYTQKDKEQAVALNKLGIKPGTSLFLNGVKVTKQKGFGEFNIACKWKRKYRKEVPGEGWYILTSLDNLN
- a CDS encoding ABC transporter permease, with protein sequence MPWFENLLVSARTLWANRLRSGLTMLGLVIGIGSVILMLALGAGAQNFVKDQFRSLGTNVVVVGEDRPARGGRPFTMADVAALGRVSAVQETAPFMAADGRVVWKSHNASGRIYGITPALVRMLGFPVLKGRFFSEQEVVERAPVVVIGQEVSKELFGAEEPVGKQVLINSQTLTVIGVTKQVAFRGFLQFVDRGLMMPLPFVHERLLPSETPFGKRVDLAFLATKPGETIQTVTFQVTNLLRQRHQNTDTDDFFVGNTQDQLDIFNNITLGFSIVLGLTAAISLIVGGINIMNIMLVSVTERTREIGLRKALGASQGAILMQFVVEAVLLSWLGGLMGVLVGVGLANLIGAFSPLKPEVTPWSIALAAGVSGAIGVFFGVFPAQRAARLDPIIALRAD